One window from the genome of Zymoseptoria tritici IPO323 chromosome 11, whole genome shotgun sequence encodes:
- a CDS encoding ras small GTPase (Ras small GTPase), giving the protein MDDAHKISITVCGDGGCGKSSITLRLVRSQWTHEYDPTIEDSYSVTRTIDGTTYSLALTDTAGQEEYRGLWSSSNLNSDAFLLVYDITQQPTLDSLEYFNQLIEMERENRIERGASLPVCIVAGNKCDLQGMRQVGARDGLDWARRRGYGFMETSAREMVNIEETFALLVRRVVGARRQHLEGIIPNLPSSTARTRPLEPVDTNGDEKAASPSPQWDYPESLRTRKWWHKFLCWK; this is encoded by the exons ATGGACGACGCGCACAAGATCTCAATCACCGTCTGCGGCGACGGAGGCTGCGGCAAGTCCTCTATCACACTGCGACTTGTGCGCAGCCAATGGACACATGA ATACGACCCCACAATCGAGGACTCCTACTCCGTAACCCGCACAATCGATGGCACAACCTACTCCCTCGCTCTGACCGACACGGCCGGACAAGAAGAGTACCGCGGCCTATGGTCGTCTTCAAATCTCAATTCTGatgccttcctcctcgtgtATGATATCACGCAACAGCCGACGCTCGACTCGCTGGAATATTTCAATCAGCTCATCGAAATGGAGCGCGAGAATCGTATCGAAAGAGGAGCATCACTGCCGGTGTGCATTGTGGCTGGCAATAAGTGCGATCTACAAGGGATGAGACAAGTTGGCGCAAGAGATGGTCTGGATTGGGCGAGACGTAGAGGATATGGGTTCATGGAGACCAGTGCGAGGGAAATGGTCAACATTGAGGAGACATTCGCGC TGCTCGTAAGAAGAGTCGTCGGCGCCCGACGCCAACATCTCGAGGGCATAATTCCGAATCTCCCCTCTTCCACAGCACGCACACGACCGCTGGAGCCGGTCGACACGAATGGCGACGAGAAGGCGGCATCGCCGAGTCCGCAGTGGGATTACCCGGAATCATTGAGGACGAGAAAATGGTGGCATAAATTCTTGTGTTGGAAATGA